Proteins encoded together in one Flavobacterium keumense window:
- the queG gene encoding tRNA epoxyqueuosine(34) reductase QueG — protein sequence MSINNKSKYSQLIKSEAQRLGFLSCGISKAEFLENEAPRLEKWLKNNCHGQMSYMENHFDMRLNPTLLVDGAKSVVSLLFNYYPSELQRKDTYKVSKYAYGQDYHFVIKSKLNELLFSIQEQIGDISGRAFVDSAPVLDKAWAAKSGLGWIGKNSNLITQKVGSFYFIAELIVDLDLEYDVVTTDHCGSCTACIDACPTQAIIAPYQVDGSKCISYYTIELKDNLPEEMKGKFDDWAFGCDVCQDVCPWNRFSKSHKEPLFNPIPELLSFSKKDWQEITEDTFKKVFKNSPLKRTKFEGLKRNINFIK from the coding sequence ATTTCTATTAATAATAAATCAAAATATTCGCAATTAATCAAATCTGAGGCGCAACGCCTTGGTTTTTTGTCTTGTGGTATATCAAAGGCTGAATTTCTAGAAAACGAAGCTCCACGGCTCGAAAAATGGCTTAAAAACAATTGTCATGGTCAAATGAGTTATATGGAAAATCATTTTGATATGCGTTTGAACCCTACTTTGTTAGTTGATGGTGCTAAAAGCGTGGTTTCTTTGTTATTCAATTATTACCCTTCTGAATTACAGCGCAAGGATACTTATAAAGTCTCAAAGTATGCATACGGACAAGATTATCATTTTGTAATTAAAAGCAAATTAAATGAGCTTTTATTTTCTATTCAAGAACAAATAGGCGATATCTCAGGCCGAGCTTTTGTTGATTCGGCCCCAGTTTTAGACAAAGCTTGGGCTGCTAAAAGTGGCTTAGGCTGGATAGGAAAAAACAGTAATTTGATAACCCAAAAAGTAGGTTCTTTTTATTTTATAGCCGAGTTAATTGTTGATTTAGATTTAGAATATGATGTTGTAACTACGGATCATTGTGGTAGTTGTACGGCTTGTATAGATGCATGCCCCACACAAGCCATTATAGCTCCGTATCAAGTGGATGGGAGTAAATGCATTTCGTATTATACAATCGAATTAAAAGATAATCTACCTGAAGAAATGAAAGGTAAATTTGATGATTGGGCCTTTGGGTGTGATGTATGCCAAGATGTTTGTCCTTGGAATCGTTTTTCTAAATCACATAAAGAACCGCTATTTAATCCAATCCCAGAACTGCTTTCATTTTCAAAAAAAGATTGGCAGGAAATAACAGAAGATACGTTTAAAAAAGTATTTAAAAATTCCCCACTCAAACGGACTAAATTTGAAGGGCTTAAAAGGAATATCAATTTTATTAAATAA
- a CDS encoding DUF3341 domain-containing protein: protein MSNKVIYAIYNDDDVLMDAVKKTRAAHYHIEEVFSPFPVHGLDKAMGLAPTRLAICAFLYGLCGISFGTFLMNYVMIQDWPQDIGGKPSFSYIENMPSFVPIMFEETVFFAAHLMVITFYMRSKLWPFKQAENPDVRTTDDHFLMEVAVNDNESELVSFFENTGAVEVKVIEKH, encoded by the coding sequence ATGAGTAATAAAGTAATATACGCCATTTATAATGACGATGATGTATTAATGGATGCCGTTAAGAAAACACGTGCTGCTCATTATCATATCGAAGAGGTTTTTAGTCCATTTCCTGTTCATGGATTGGATAAAGCTATGGGACTTGCGCCAACACGTTTAGCTATTTGTGCATTTTTGTATGGATTATGCGGGATATCATTTGGAACATTTTTGATGAATTATGTAATGATTCAAGATTGGCCACAAGATATTGGTGGAAAACCAAGTTTTAGTTATATTGAAAACATGCCCTCTTTTGTTCCAATCATGTTTGAAGAAACGGTATTTTTTGCAGCGCACTTAATGGTAATTACTTTTTACATGAGAAGTAAGTTGTGGCCATTTAAACAAGCAGAAAATCCTGATGTTAGAACTACAGATGACCATTTCTTAATGGAAGTTGCTGTGAATGATAATGAGTCTGAATTGGTTTCATTTTTTGAAAACACGGGAGCTGTTGAAGTTAAAGTAATAGAAAAGCATTAA
- a CDS encoding c-type cytochrome: protein MKNIFKIAVLSGMTALVTSCHDKSAPNYQYFPNMYESVGYETYSESAAFKDGKEGQLPAPGTINRGFEPYEYENSSAGYELAKATLKSPLDSIERSSEKGKELFEIYCISCHGASGNGKGKLVEREKFLGVPSYADRPITEGSVFHVITYGLNAMGSHANQLNPHERWLVADYVLKLKSQL, encoded by the coding sequence ATGAAAAATATATTTAAAATTGCAGTTTTATCAGGTATGACTGCTTTGGTGACATCATGCCATGATAAATCTGCACCAAACTATCAATATTTTCCAAATATGTATGAATCTGTTGGGTATGAAACTTATTCAGAGTCAGCTGCATTTAAAGATGGTAAAGAGGGACAGCTTCCTGCTCCAGGAACAATCAATAGAGGTTTTGAGCCTTATGAATACGAAAATTCATCTGCAGGATATGAACTAGCTAAGGCTACTCTTAAATCGCCTTTGGATTCTATTGAAAGAAGTTCTGAAAAAGGGAAAGAGCTTTTTGAAATTTATTGTATTAGTTGTCATGGTGCTTCTGGAAATGGTAAAGGTAAATTAGTTGAGAGGGAGAAATTTTTAGGCGTTCCTAGTTATGCTGATAGACCTATTACTGAAGGAAGTGTTTTTCATGTGATTACCTATGGTTTAAATGCGATGGGATCCCATGCTAATCAATTGAACCCTCATGAACGTTGGTTAGTTGCTGACTATGTTCTAAAATTAAAAAGTCAATTATAA
- a CDS encoding cytochrome c oxidase subunit II, with product MTSLLVIVVLVLLAVAFWQLTKIFDLTQVGASNSDDSQIATDNDNNVQGYLMFGFLAFIYVFTIYSLLAWGDLPLHTPASEHGKDVDNLMGISFTLIFIVQAITQVLLHYFAFKYRGKKDQKALFFADNNKLEAVWSAIPAVVLAGLILYGLYAWNNIMFVDEDEDVIVIELYAQQFKWTARYAGADNVLGKANVRLIEGVNALGVDLSDPNAQDDFVVSELHVPKGKKIHFKFRSQDVLHSAYMPHFRAQMNCVPGMVTEFSFVPTYTSAEYRELPFMVEKIDRINKLRAKQSEKLVAEGKTALDPYTFDYLLLCNKICGASHYNMQMKIVVDSPEDYKKWLSDKVALVKEVKAANEPAPAEGTSSDSTAVVSDTAGAKMAMK from the coding sequence ATGACAAGTTTGTTGGTAATTGTAGTTTTAGTTTTATTGGCTGTTGCATTTTGGCAGTTAACTAAAATTTTTGATCTTACTCAGGTAGGAGCGTCGAATTCAGATGATTCTCAGATTGCAACTGATAATGATAATAATGTTCAAGGGTATTTAATGTTTGGCTTTTTAGCTTTCATTTATGTATTTACAATTTATTCATTGTTAGCGTGGGGAGATCTTCCTTTACATACTCCTGCTTCTGAGCACGGTAAAGATGTAGATAATTTAATGGGGATATCATTTACATTAATTTTTATTGTTCAGGCAATTACACAAGTATTATTGCACTATTTTGCATTTAAATACAGAGGTAAAAAAGATCAAAAAGCGTTATTTTTTGCAGATAACAATAAATTAGAAGCTGTTTGGAGTGCTATTCCTGCGGTAGTCTTAGCGGGTTTGATTTTATACGGTTTGTATGCATGGAATAATATTATGTTTGTTGACGAAGATGAAGATGTTATTGTAATTGAATTATATGCACAGCAATTTAAATGGACTGCTCGTTATGCAGGTGCAGATAATGTCTTAGGAAAAGCTAATGTTAGATTAATTGAAGGTGTTAATGCTTTAGGTGTAGATTTATCCGATCCAAATGCTCAAGATGATTTTGTAGTGTCTGAATTGCACGTACCTAAAGGAAAAAAAATACATTTTAAATTCCGCTCACAAGATGTTTTGCATTCGGCTTATATGCCTCATTTTAGAGCTCAGATGAACTGTGTGCCAGGAATGGTTACTGAGTTTTCTTTTGTTCCAACCTATACATCTGCGGAGTACAGAGAGTTACCTTTTATGGTTGAAAAAATAGATAGAATAAATAAATTGAGAGCAAAGCAAAGTGAAAAACTTGTAGCAGAAGGTAAGACTGCTCTTGATCCATATACATTTGATTATTTATTATTATGTAATAAAATTTGTGGTGCTTCTCACTACAATATGCAAATGAAAATAGTGGTTGATTCACCAGAGGATTACAAAAAATGGTTGTCAGATAAGGTAGCTTTAGTTAAGGAAGTGAAAGCAGCTAATGAGCCAGCTCCTGCAGAAGGTACTAGTTCAGATTCAACAGCTGTTGTTAGCGATACAGCTGGAGCTAAAATGGCTATGAAATAA
- the ruvB gene encoding Holliday junction branch migration DNA helicase RuvB, whose protein sequence is MNENLDPTTKGYNSDELDLEKRLRPLSFHDFAGQDQVLENLKVFVQAANQRNEALDHTLFHGPPGLGKTTLANILANELNVGIKITSGPVLDKPGDLAGLLTNLEERDVLFIDEIHRLSPIVEEYLYSAMEDFKIDIMIESGPNARTVQINLNPFTLIGATTRSGLLTAPMRARFGISSRLQYYTTELLTTIIERSASILNMPIDLEAAIEIAGRSRGTPRIANALLRRVRDFAQIKGNGTIDIEIAKYALKALNVDAHGLDEMDNKILNTIIDKFKGGPVGLTTLATAVSESSETIEEVYEPFLIQEGFIMRTPRGREVTEKAYKHLGKLKSNIQGGLF, encoded by the coding sequence ATGAACGAAAATTTAGACCCTACCACGAAAGGATACAATTCAGATGAGCTTGATCTTGAAAAGAGATTGAGACCGCTATCATTTCATGATTTTGCTGGGCAAGACCAAGTTTTAGAAAATCTTAAGGTTTTTGTACAAGCGGCCAATCAACGCAATGAGGCTTTAGACCACACACTTTTTCATGGTCCACCAGGTTTAGGAAAAACAACATTAGCTAATATTCTCGCTAATGAATTAAATGTTGGAATTAAAATTACTTCAGGGCCTGTGTTGGATAAACCAGGTGATTTAGCTGGACTGCTAACCAATCTAGAAGAGAGAGATGTGTTATTTATTGATGAGATTCATCGTTTAAGTCCTATTGTTGAAGAGTACTTATATTCTGCTATGGAGGACTTTAAGATTGATATTATGATTGAATCTGGACCTAATGCAAGAACTGTTCAAATTAACCTAAATCCTTTTACTTTAATAGGAGCAACAACACGGTCGGGTTTATTGACTGCCCCAATGCGTGCTCGATTTGGTATTTCATCCCGTTTGCAATATTATACTACAGAATTATTGACTACCATTATCGAGCGTAGTGCAAGTATTTTAAATATGCCTATAGATCTTGAGGCCGCGATTGAAATTGCTGGTAGAAGTAGAGGAACCCCCCGTATCGCTAATGCTTTGTTGCGTAGAGTACGTGATTTTGCACAAATTAAAGGCAATGGTACAATTGATATAGAAATTGCAAAATATGCCTTAAAAGCGCTTAATGTAGATGCACACGGTTTGGATGAAATGGATAATAAAATTTTAAATACCATTATTGACAAATTTAAAGGAGGCCCTGTAGGCTTAACTACTTTGGCTACAGCTGTATCTGAAAGCAGCGAAACCATCGAAGAAGTCTATGAACCGTTTTTAATTCAAGAAGGATTTATTATGCGAACTCCCCGTGGGCGAGAAGTGACCGAGAAAGCCTATAAACATTTAGGTAAATTAAAATCCAATATTCAAGGCGGGTTGTTTTAA
- a CDS encoding glycoside hydrolase family 13 protein: MIKKQLLLIALFFASLASMTAQENKTTIVKSSDAKWWKEAVIYQIYPRSFKDSDGDGIGDIKGIISKLDYLKSLGIDAVWLSPIYDSPNDDNGYDISNYREILKDFGTMADFDLLLKEMHKRNIKLIMDMVVNHSSDEHEWFKQSKSSRDNKYRDYYYWWPAEKGTPPYRWSFFDVKSNAWKYDATTNAYYLHYFSQKQPDLNWNNPALRKEIYDIMAFWLNKGIDGFRMDAFQFISKDDTFPELPKEIVKNTLEIIKFYGNGPRLHEHIQEMNREVLSKYPDAMTVSEGAGDSPEAAMKFVDPARKELNLAYHFESVDIGNHVREFGLVKYKDIFSRYDEVFKDKGWLSIFLANHDQPRMVSKFGNDTPQFRAISSKMLSTFVMTMRGTPYNFNGDEIGMVNIRFDKIEDYNDVDTRNKYEELKNAGGDLHAFLENKKQTSRENGRTPFQWNARANGGFTTGKPWLKVNPNYTFINAEAQEKDPNSVLNYYRKLVKVRKANPVLQYGKYTLLDRENPNVFSYLRELDGKKIVIVLNFTEKESSYNLGFSTEKSRILLANYPKSKSIKNNTLRPYEAVILELK; encoded by the coding sequence ATGATTAAAAAACAATTACTATTAATTGCCTTATTTTTTGCTTCTTTGGCTTCTATGACAGCACAAGAAAACAAAACTACTATTGTTAAAAGTAGCGATGCAAAATGGTGGAAAGAAGCCGTGATTTACCAAATTTACCCTCGAAGTTTTAAAGACAGCGATGGAGATGGAATTGGCGATATTAAAGGGATTATTTCAAAATTAGATTACCTGAAAAGTTTAGGAATTGACGCGGTTTGGCTAAGCCCTATTTATGATTCTCCAAACGATGATAATGGTTATGACATTAGCAACTACAGAGAAATCTTGAAGGATTTTGGAACGATGGCAGATTTTGATCTTTTGTTAAAAGAAATGCACAAAAGAAACATCAAATTAATCATGGATATGGTAGTCAATCATAGTAGTGATGAACACGAATGGTTCAAACAATCCAAAAGTTCTAGAGACAATAAATACCGTGATTACTACTATTGGTGGCCTGCCGAAAAAGGAACTCCTCCTTACCGTTGGAGCTTTTTTGATGTAAAAAGTAATGCATGGAAATACGATGCCACAACCAATGCGTATTACCTACACTATTTTTCTCAAAAACAACCTGACTTAAACTGGAATAACCCTGCACTTCGTAAAGAAATTTATGACATCATGGCGTTTTGGTTGAACAAAGGAATCGACGGATTTAGAATGGATGCTTTCCAATTTATTTCAAAAGATGATACTTTCCCTGAATTACCAAAAGAAATTGTTAAAAACACGCTTGAAATTATCAAATTTTACGGAAACGGACCAAGGCTCCATGAACACATTCAAGAAATGAACCGCGAGGTCCTTAGCAAATACCCAGATGCTATGACCGTTTCAGAAGGAGCAGGAGATTCTCCTGAAGCGGCAATGAAGTTTGTTGATCCAGCTCGTAAAGAGTTGAATTTAGCTTATCACTTTGAAAGTGTCGATATTGGGAATCATGTTCGTGAATTTGGCTTAGTAAAATACAAAGACATATTTTCAAGATATGATGAAGTTTTTAAAGACAAAGGATGGCTTTCTATCTTTTTAGCAAACCATGACCAACCCAGAATGGTAAGTAAATTTGGAAATGACACTCCGCAATTTAGAGCTATTTCTTCCAAAATGCTTTCCACTTTTGTCATGACTATGAGAGGAACTCCTTACAACTTCAATGGAGATGAAATTGGAATGGTCAATATTCGTTTTGACAAAATCGAGGATTACAACGATGTTGATACTCGAAACAAATACGAAGAGCTTAAAAACGCAGGTGGTGATTTACATGCCTTTTTAGAAAACAAGAAACAAACATCAAGAGAGAATGGAAGAACTCCATTTCAGTGGAATGCTAGGGCAAATGGTGGGTTTACAACAGGAAAACCTTGGTTAAAAGTGAATCCAAACTATACATTCATTAATGCCGAAGCACAAGAAAAAGATCCAAATTCAGTATTGAATTATTACAGAAAATTAGTAAAAGTTCGTAAGGCAAATCCTGTGCTTCAATATGGAAAATACACTCTTTTAGACCGAGAAAATCCAAATGTATTTTCATACCTAAGAGAACTTGATGGCAAAAAAATAGTAATTGTATTGAACTTTACGGAAAAAGAAAGTTCGTATAATTTAGGATTTTCAACAGAAAAATCAAGAATTTTATTAGCCAATTACCCAAAGTCTAAATCTATAAAAAACAATACATTACGACCGTACGAGGCTGTGATTTTAGAGTTAAAATAA
- a CDS encoding quinol:cytochrome C oxidoreductase, which translates to MYTFSSKLKTFSFILMAVGLLGIGYGFYTAPKDIKEVEQLLAAENHGGHGAIKHEVSVANESHVVGEDSKVAKVSEEAEHSEHLNHVLHQLQNKPWAALYVACIFFLLISMGTLAFYAIQQVAQAGWSPVLFRVMQGITSYLPVASILFFILLVLSGLHFNHLFVWMSEGVTDPKSANFDEIIAGKSGYLNFPFWIVRAAIFLLGWNLYRYYSRKNCLAQDEADDNLNYKKNFKISAAFLVFFIVSESIMSWDWIMSIDPHWFSTLFGWYVFASFFVSGITMIAMVTLYLKSKGYLEYVNTSHIHDLAKFMFGISVFWTYLWFSQFMLIWYADIPEEITYFVTRIQVYNLPFFGAVAMNFLFPLLILINTDFKRITWVVVMAGIVILLGHYVDFFNMIMPGTVGDQWFIGVSEIASVLFFAGLFIFVVFTTLTKAPLLAKRNPFIEESKHFHY; encoded by the coding sequence ATGTATACATTTTCAAGTAAATTAAAAACTTTTTCTTTTATCCTAATGGCAGTAGGTCTTTTAGGTATTGGATATGGTTTTTATACTGCACCAAAAGATATTAAAGAAGTAGAACAACTACTTGCTGCAGAGAATCATGGTGGTCATGGTGCGATAAAGCACGAAGTTTCTGTTGCTAATGAATCACATGTAGTTGGCGAAGATTCAAAAGTTGCTAAAGTTAGTGAAGAAGCAGAGCATTCAGAGCATTTAAATCATGTGTTACACCAATTACAAAATAAGCCATGGGCTGCATTATATGTTGCTTGTATCTTCTTTTTATTGATTTCTATGGGGACATTGGCATTTTATGCAATTCAACAAGTTGCTCAAGCGGGATGGTCTCCAGTATTATTTAGAGTAATGCAGGGAATTACTTCTTATTTACCAGTAGCATCAATTTTATTTTTCATTTTGTTAGTGTTATCAGGTCTACATTTCAATCATTTATTTGTATGGATGTCTGAAGGTGTTACAGATCCTAAAAGTGCCAACTTTGATGAAATTATTGCAGGTAAATCGGGTTACTTAAATTTTCCATTTTGGATTGTTAGAGCAGCTATATTTTTATTGGGTTGGAATTTATATAGATATTATTCAAGAAAGAATTGTTTAGCTCAAGACGAAGCAGATGATAATTTGAATTATAAAAAGAATTTTAAAATTTCTGCTGCATTTTTAGTATTCTTCATCGTTTCAGAGTCTATTATGTCTTGGGATTGGATAATGTCCATAGATCCACATTGGTTTAGTACATTATTTGGATGGTACGTTTTTGCAAGTTTCTTTGTGAGTGGTATCACGATGATTGCTATGGTAACATTATATTTAAAATCTAAAGGATATTTAGAGTATGTAAATACAAGTCATATTCATGATTTAGCAAAATTTATGTTTGGTATAAGTGTATTTTGGACCTATTTATGGTTTTCTCAGTTTATGTTAATTTGGTATGCTGATATTCCAGAAGAAATTACCTATTTTGTTACTAGAATCCAAGTTTATAATTTACCATTTTTTGGTGCTGTAGCTATGAATTTCCTTTTCCCTCTATTAATTTTGATTAACACTGATTTTAAGAGAATTACTTGGGTAGTTGTTATGGCGGGAATTGTTATTTTGTTAGGTCACTACGTTGATTTCTTCAATATGATTATGCCTGGAACAGTAGGTGATCAATGGTTTATCGGAGTTTCAGAAATAGCTTCTGTTCTTTTCTTTGCTGGGTTATTCATTTTTGTTGTTTTTACAACATTAACTAAGGCTCCATTGCTAGCTAAAAGAAACCCATTTATTGAAGAGAGTAAACATTTTCATTATTAA
- a CDS encoding cytochrome c oxidase subunit I — protein MSAEGHGHEHDHHHKETFITKYIFSIDHKMIAKQYLITGIVMGIIGVGMSLLFRMQLAWPEESFKIFNILLGDKFAPEGVMANDIYLALVTIHGTIMVFFVLTAGLSGTFSNLLIPLQVGARDMASGFMNMISYWLFFLSSVIMVCSLFVEAGPASSGWTIYPPLSALPQAIPGSGTGMTLWLVSMAIFIASSLMGSLNYVVTVINLRTKGMTMTRLPLTIWAFFITAIIGIVSFPVLLSAALLLIFDRSFGTSFFLSDIYIAGEVLHYQGGSPVLFEHLFWFLGHPEVYIVLLPALGITSEIIATNSRKPIFGYRAMIMSILAIAFLSTIVWGHHMFVSGMNPFLGSVFTFTTLLIAIPSAVKAFNYITTLWKGNLQFNPAMLFSVGLVSTFITGGLTGIILGDSTLDINVHDTYFVVAHFHLVMGISALYGMFAGIYHWYPRMFGRMLNKNLGYIHFWVTAVCAYGVFFPMHFIGLAGLPRRYYTNTNFPLFDDLQNVNVLITTFALVGGVFQLVFLYNFFVSMFYGKKAEQNPWRSNTLEWTAPVEHIHGNWPGEIPEVHRWPYDYSNPEHEDDFVPQNVPMKPGEAVLHH, from the coding sequence ATGTCAGCAGAAGGACACGGTCACGAACACGATCATCATCATAAAGAAACATTCATTACTAAGTACATATTTAGTATTGATCATAAAATGATTGCAAAACAATACTTAATTACAGGTATAGTTATGGGAATCATTGGAGTTGGTATGTCATTGCTATTCAGAATGCAACTAGCTTGGCCAGAAGAATCTTTTAAAATCTTTAATATATTATTAGGAGATAAGTTTGCTCCCGAAGGAGTAATGGCTAACGATATCTATTTAGCCTTAGTTACAATACACGGGACTATTATGGTATTTTTTGTATTAACTGCTGGCTTAAGTGGAACATTTAGTAACCTTTTGATTCCACTTCAAGTTGGAGCAAGAGATATGGCTTCAGGTTTCATGAATATGATTTCCTATTGGTTGTTTTTCTTATCAAGTGTTATCATGGTTTGTTCTTTGTTTGTTGAAGCAGGACCAGCATCGTCAGGATGGACTATTTACCCTCCATTAAGTGCATTACCACAAGCTATACCTGGTTCAGGAACTGGAATGACATTATGGTTAGTTTCAATGGCTATCTTTATTGCTTCATCTTTAATGGGGTCTTTGAACTATGTTGTAACAGTTATTAATCTCAGAACGAAAGGGATGACTATGACAAGATTGCCTTTAACAATTTGGGCTTTCTTTATTACAGCTATTATTGGTATTGTTTCTTTCCCAGTTTTGTTATCAGCAGCTTTATTATTAATTTTCGATAGAAGTTTTGGTACCTCTTTCTTTTTGTCAGACATTTATATTGCTGGTGAAGTTTTACACTATCAAGGAGGTTCACCTGTATTGTTTGAACATTTATTTTGGTTTTTAGGTCACCCTGAAGTTTATATTGTATTATTACCCGCTTTAGGAATTACTTCTGAAATTATTGCTACAAACTCTCGTAAGCCAATTTTTGGATATAGAGCAATGATTATGTCAATTTTAGCAATTGCTTTTCTATCAACAATTGTATGGGGACATCATATGTTTGTGTCTGGTATGAATCCGTTTTTAGGGTCAGTATTTACATTCACTACATTACTGATTGCAATTCCATCCGCTGTAAAAGCATTTAACTATATTACAACGCTTTGGAAAGGGAACTTACAATTTAATCCAGCAATGTTGTTCTCTGTTGGATTAGTTTCAACTTTCATTACTGGAGGTTTGACAGGAATTATTCTTGGAGATAGTACTTTAGATATCAATGTACATGATACTTACTTTGTTGTTGCTCACTTTCACTTAGTAATGGGTATTTCCGCACTTTATGGTATGTTTGCTGGGATTTACCATTGGTATCCAAGAATGTTTGGACGAATGTTAAATAAAAATTTAGGATACATCCACTTTTGGGTTACTGCAGTTTGTGCTTATGGGGTGTTTTTCCCAATGCATTTTATAGGATTAGCTGGATTGCCAAGACGTTATTATACAAATACAAATTTTCCATTGTTTGATGACTTGCAAAATGTAAATGTATTGATTACTACGTTTGCTTTAGTGGGTGGAGTTTTTCAGTTAGTTTTCTTGTATAATTTCTTTGTTAGTATGTTTTATGGTAAAAAAGCTGAGCAAAATCCATGGAGATCTAATACTTTAGAATGGACTGCACCAGTAGAACATATTCATGGGAATTGGCCAGGTGAAATTCCTGAAGTTCATAGATGGCCTTATGATTACAGTAATCCTGAACATGAGGATGATTTTGTTCCTCAGAATGTTCCAATGAAACCTGGAGAAGCCGTTTTACATCATTAA
- a CDS encoding VOC family protein, which yields MDLKINHIQHIGIPVSNLQKSIAFYEQFGFKNVMPSTFEIEGEKGGIVAMMQRGTMILELYQMPASHLSEIANRKDGHIDHVAFDVDDIDLTFKTLKENNFTILETEPVFLDFWNKGCKYFNILGPDGERLEFNEIIK from the coding sequence ATGGATTTAAAAATAAACCACATACAACACATTGGAATTCCAGTTTCCAACCTTCAAAAATCAATTGCTTTTTATGAGCAATTCGGTTTTAAAAATGTCATGCCATCAACCTTTGAAATTGAAGGTGAAAAAGGTGGAATTGTCGCCATGATGCAACGTGGCACTATGATTTTGGAATTATACCAAATGCCAGCCTCTCACCTGTCCGAAATTGCTAATAGAAAAGACGGACATATTGACCACGTTGCCTTTGATGTAGATGATATTGATTTAACTTTCAAAACACTGAAAGAAAACAATTTCACCATTCTTGAAACAGAACCTGTTTTCCTGGATTTTTGGAATAAAGGCTGTAAATATTTCAATATTTTAGGTCCTGACGGAGAACGTTTGGAGTTCAACGAAATCATTAAATAA
- a CDS encoding LacI family DNA-binding transcriptional regulator, which yields MKDITLKEIATTLGISITTVSKALKNYPDVSEKTKNAVKELAQNLNYTPNSFAVNLRTKESKTIGLIIPEVSHHFFSNIIKAIIDEAEKNGYLVIILQSNETLELEKKQVELLINKRVDGILMSLSNESNNDNHIQEIIKRKIPLVMFDKIAKLAKCSKVIIDDQKAGFEATQHLIDNGCKKIAHIRGPLNPQNSIDRYLGYKKALEKNNIPFDSKLVYACEKVNFEEGYEYAKQLFEEHPDVDGIFAITDLVAVGVLAYCNEQKINIPTDVKIIGFSNWFMSQVITPKLSTVEQPSHEMGKEAFNLLLEEMISRKEDKECNPKIIELPTEIIIRKSSIAN from the coding sequence ATGAAAGATATCACTCTTAAAGAAATTGCAACCACCTTAGGAATTTCGATTACAACAGTTTCTAAAGCGTTAAAAAATTATCCTGATGTTAGTGAAAAAACAAAGAATGCGGTTAAAGAATTAGCACAAAATTTAAATTATACACCCAATAGCTTTGCAGTAAATTTAAGAACTAAAGAATCTAAAACCATTGGATTAATAATCCCTGAAGTATCACATCATTTTTTTTCAAATATTATAAAAGCAATAATAGATGAAGCTGAAAAAAACGGCTACCTCGTTATCATTTTGCAATCTAATGAAACCTTAGAACTGGAAAAGAAACAAGTTGAATTACTTATCAATAAAAGAGTTGATGGTATTTTAATGTCGCTCTCAAATGAATCCAATAATGACAATCACATTCAGGAGATTATTAAGCGTAAAATTCCCTTGGTAATGTTTGATAAAATTGCCAAATTAGCTAAGTGCTCTAAAGTAATTATTGATGATCAAAAAGCAGGGTTTGAAGCTACACAACACCTAATTGATAATGGATGTAAAAAAATTGCCCACATTAGAGGACCTCTTAATCCTCAAAACTCTATTGATCGCTATTTGGGATACAAAAAGGCATTAGAAAAAAACAACATCCCTTTTGATTCTAAATTAGTTTATGCTTGTGAGAAAGTAAATTTTGAAGAGGGTTATGAGTATGCTAAACAACTCTTTGAAGAACATCCAGACGTTGATGGAATATTTGCTATTACCGATCTTGTTGCAGTAGGTGTATTGGCTTACTGTAATGAACAAAAAATTAATATCCCTACAGATGTCAAAATAATTGGTTTTAGTAATTGGTTTATGTCACAAGTAATTACGCCCAAATTAAGTACCGTAGAACAACCTAGTCATGAGATGGGAAAAGAAGCTTTTAACCTATTATTGGAAGAAATGATCTCAAGAAAAGAAGATAAAGAATGTAACCCAAAAATCATCGAACTTCCTACTGAAATCATTATCAGAAAATCAAGTATTGCAAACTAA